The DNA sequence ACAAAATCAATTATTAATCAATTTTTTCCTAacccttccctccccctccccctccccccaccccaaccCCGGTAGAAATTCTGCTCAAGGCTCATACTTTTCCTTAAACTGTGGCTCCTAGACCCTAATCCTCCCTTTGAATTGCCAGTGACAGTAATCTACGGGTTGGGTATAGAAATTTCTTGGGACCACCCAATTCCGAACAACAATGTTGGTAGGGATAGAGAACTTCAAGGATTTATGGAGATTAAAAGTACCTTCAGGGTGAAATGAGCTCATGTCTTTATCTCCAATCCCACCATATACAGAGCGTTGGAATGTGATATCCAAATCTTCATCATGGTTCACTGTGCTTCCATGTTCAAATGGTGATGATAACTGGTCCTCTAAGTTGCCATGGAGATTAAAGCAGTCTTGCTCAGAGCTAGGCTGGTCAGACTCACAACAGGCTGTTGAGACACTGGGTAGTGAAAACTGCTTTGAATTTGTTGTAATGGTACTCGTTGTTGTGATAATGAGTTCACTATCAAGCAAGGTGGATGATGATTCTTCCATTTCATTTTGAGGGTGAGACTGGGAGTCTTTGCCATCCTCAagaattttattgtttttgccaaACTCATAGTTGTCGTCTTCTGTTAAGGAGCAATGCAAAGAATATGTGAAAGCGTGCCTCGACCAAGTTCTGATAGAGCTTTAAAATTCTCTCTATAAATTGCCTTGTGTTTACTTAGGAATCTGAGGGAGAATGTGACATTAGAGGGACAGTCATTCAGTTCCTTTAATATAGAGCTAAATGAATTGATTACTTTCATGGTAACATTTTAGCGAGCTTGAGCAACCCGGCGGCAACAATGGAAACAAAAAATCATGAAGGCAATTTTGGGTTTTACAGTCGTAATAAGCAATACAAAACATCTGATCAAGCATCACActttttgaaagatttctttGTGTCATCGCAAAATTCATGTTGTCAAACTTGATCATAATAGCAATGCAATCATTCACTTTAATCTACAAGATTTGTATTTCATTAATATTGATCGacacaacttttattttttgggaAATACCCATACAGAGTCTAGATGTAAGATTTCTTGCTTCAcacaaaagaacatttcaagtgcacttaaaacaaataagactTTTGTTATTATTCTCCAAATGTTGGGCATcatatgttaaaaataacaagaTGAGAACTTCCTAAAATATGTTAGTTTTGGGTTGAGCTTGAGCTAAGTGTAAGGTTAAGCAAATTTCAGGAATTGACAAAATTTTACGTAAGGTAATCTTAATGCAAGTTCTATTTATAAAATCTGTAAACTAAGCTTTTTACAACTCATATTGACATCAAATCCCGATATTACTACTGCATGCATACGATTACAGACATTCTTTTGCGCAAGACAATAGCTGACccccaaaacaataattaattcAGTAGTTTTGCTTTCCTTGAACTGAAGAGTTTTAGAGTTCAACTAAAGTCCAATTTTATATGAATGCAGAATAATCGTTTTCCCGCGCAATTCAAGTATTTCTGAGAGCATGTCTTTGCTCTATGATCACAACACAACGAGCTTCTGTAAAACGTTCAAAACACGTCGTAAACGACTTAGCATCGGATACAGAAGCTTATAACTCAcgaaaaaaatactttcctaCCGTTGGAACAGTTTTGCAGATCACTGGCCCCTGTGTGTTGTTCAGGGAACCCCTTGGAAAGTGATGGCCCCTGCGAATCCATCATGGCGCTCCCCACAGCCGAGaagaaagcaaaatggcggacgacATGCAGCATGCAGGCAATATGATATTGCGCAATAGCAAAACAAGAACCACTTCCATGGGGGGTGGTGAGACATTAATTATTCCCAGAGTGTCTAAAATTCTAAAGAATAGGGCAGGGATGTGCGTTCTAGTCAATTTCTGgttatgataataaaaaatgttgaaattcTTACTCAGAGTCCAGACACCAATACAACACACATTGATCGATACTTTAATCAAAACTGCCCATGCCCCAGTCCGCACAGGTATTTTGCGCGCGATGGACACGCGGAAAGCACGCAAAGAAAAGGAGAGGTTACATAGCAAAATGTTGTTTGCTTTGTGATGAACGAGGAAGAGTGGTAGGGGAATCGAAATTGGCAGAAACTTTGTTTATGTTCTTTGAGTAAAGGCCATGTCTAACACCACAGACGATGGGAAAGGTGACAATGATCCCTGTCCTCTCCAGTACTTTGATTTTAAAATGGTGGACCACAAGGCGATGTGTCCTTTCttcacttctttgttgaccCGTTCAACCGAACAAGGGATCGCACCAGAGGATCTCCACCTGCTTCAAAGCGACCTTGAAACTCTTCTTGCAGGCGCCAATCGCCGAATAAGACAGATCGACTCCGAAATGAAACTGTTGATTGACTGGGTAgagaaaaaagacaagaaaagcgTTAGGCAAAGAGAGTTAGAGATTCTAAATTCGCTGTCTTCATTTAAACGTAGCAGGTCAGCAGCAGAGGAGAAAGGAGCAAAACGCCAAAAATTTGAAGAGTCTCGTAGCGCCAGCCCAGCACCGGTGGGAAGACCAAAGAGCAAACATTCGGCTTCTTCTGAAGGAAGCCAGGAGGAGGACACATTCTCCCCTAGTGTGAAAGCAAAAAGCGATGCCCCCAATCGCTTTTGGACGGCAGTTGAGCCATACTGTGCAGACATCACCTTAGAGGACCAAAAGTTTCTTGAAGAGTCTTTAAAGGTTCCTGATGACGAACAGGAATATTACAAGATCCCACCTTTGGGACGGCACTATGCAGAAAAGTGGGCTCAGGAAGATCTTCTTATCGAACAAGAGGAAGGAGCTAGGGTGCAGGACAAGAAACTACGTGGAACATTAACTAACACCACAAGTGAAAACACTGGCAAAACAAGCGAAGAAAAATCAACGTTAAAAAAAGGAGATTCTGCTGCACTCCCAGAAGAGGATCTGTGTCCATTTGGGCCTCTTACGCAAAGACTGGTCTCTGCTTTAATTGAAGAAAATATAATAGCGCCTATTTCTGAGCAGAGTTCCTCCGTATCAGGAAACTCAGACAATGTTACTACTACAAGGAGTGGTAACAACCCCCCTCGCACCCCTACAAAGGCACCCCATGTACCTCATACTCGTACTTTAGAGGCGCGCATAAGGGAAGAATTAGTGTTCCAGGGTTTGATAGATGCTGATGATCAGACTGATgaggataatgatgatgaagttTTATCTGAGCTAAAACGACATCAAAATGAGTTACGTGCTTTGATTGCAAAGAACAGACAGCAAAAAATGGAATTATTGAAACTAACTCAGGAGGAGATGAAGAGACAGGAACTCAAGCACAGAGCACAAGTAGCCGATGCAGAAGTCATGGAGTGGTTCAGAAAAATGATGGCCTGTAAACAAAAACGAAAGTCACCTACCAAGAAAGAGAAGGAAGCTGCTTGGAAGGCACTAAGGGAAAGGGAAGCAATACAAAGGGTTCTTGGAAACACATAAATTATATACAAATATGTGTGACATACTTTTGTCCAGGTGTTCCAATAATTTCGTGGCATGTAACTGCTGAAATTATGAAGAATACTTAGAATGCCAAGCATTAAAACCATGAACACATGATACATACATCTGTTGTCTGGCCTTCAGTGATTGGAACTGTGAGGaatgggtggggagggggaaggACGGGTTGGTTTTAGGTTCTGCTTTAAAGCAATAGCAACAAAGGGATTGCAATACTACCTCTGGAGACTGGGAGGGGGCTAGTCAAGACAGGAGACTGGTAGAATCAGTTAGTTCAAAAGTTTACAGTGACCAAGAGAGCTCACCAAGAGACCAAGAGTTATGAGTTTTTTGTGCCAGCATTTGATTGTGCCTGATTACCCTTCTTTTAATTCTATACTTTCTGGTAAGCCTGTGACAACTTTGTTTATGCTTGGGAAAACTTGCTGCTAGGGTCATACATTTAATCCTTGTTCGCAGACTTGGTGTCACTGtcattttttgtatattttttcaataaattaacAACCTGGAACAGTGATGTGGGCAAATATTCGCTTAAGAGAGGTTTGAAAGCAAAAATTAATACACCATCTGAAATCActaatgtaaataaatattttatgttTATTTGCCACAAAATTCTGGATCATGTATTGACATTCTCAACAATACAAAATACTGATTTTTACAATATGATCCATTTAATATCTATGAAAATAGACATTTTCATCCTTGTTGCTAATAAATCTTGTTTCCTTGCTATAGAGTTCAAAAACAGTGAAGTAACAGAGAAAATGCGTACATATTTCATACCGGTACattgtttacaggtagccattGTGACACCTGAAGGAAAATCTTCAGGTTAAGCCTATATTACATCCTTATACCAATTCACTCTTGAACCATCAATTCATCATCGATCATCAATTCAGTATCCATTTACAATGAAATAGTCCGCTAACTTCTCCATAACTGAGCCACAGCAGCCCGCTTGCATTCCATCTGAATATCCACCAATCAGGAGACACTTGTTGGTCTTGACTGCTACAGCACCTTCATTGCCTTTGCGGCAATAGATGGCATGTCCAGGTTCTGACCTAACAAATACATACTTTGTTCTATTAATAGCAATTCCTTTTGAATAGAAAGGTGAGGGATCTTTGGTGATTCCATTGATTAATGCTTGGGCCTCGCTTGGAAGgacctgaaaaaaaatgataaaatattacactttctgGCATAATTTGCACTCCTGTGAACTCAATGTGTTGTCAGTTAACCATTGGCAGCCCTTCTTATCTCCTTGCTCTCTTGTTTGATTATATTCTAACTATTGATACCCATGCTAACTGGCTAGAGAGGCACCAAAAGTACTCTAGAACAGGCCATTTCCAGGTATCCTCAAGTTCCCTTAGAatggcctgagaaaacagctgttttttcaCAATGCTACCAACAGATTCCCCATGAAAAGATGAGGTACAAGTACTGAaatgtcactacccagatctgggccgAAGCTTAAACCAATCAGGaaaactacccagatctgggtaagtGACAtgccatcagtatggaatttcagcATTAGTTCCTCAGATGccattttgcagggaaaccacTGGTGGaattgcaaaatgttggctgttttctcaggcctgCTTCATCAAAATGAGAGGAAGTAAGAAATATTTGATAAGAAAATAGCTCCTCATTCTCATTCAAATGGTCACTCATTTTCATATGAAAGGTTCTGAAGTTGCACTTGGCCTTATAATGAAATgagtatttttaaaactt is a window from the Porites lutea chromosome 10, jaPorLute2.1, whole genome shotgun sequence genome containing:
- the LOC140950027 gene encoding transcriptional adapter 3-like; its protein translation is MSNTTDDGKGDNDPCPLQYFDFKMVDHKAMCPFFTSLLTRSTEQGIAPEDLHLLQSDLETLLAGANRRIRQIDSEMKLLIDWVEKKDKKSVRQRELEILNSLSSFKRSRSAAEEKGAKRQKFEESRSASPAPVGRPKSKHSASSEGSQEEDTFSPSVKAKSDAPNRFWTAVEPYCADITLEDQKFLEESLKVPDDEQEYYKIPPLGRHYAEKWAQEDLLIEQEEGARVQDKKLRGTLTNTTSENTGKTSEEKSTLKKGDSAALPEEDLCPFGPLTQRLVSALIEENIIAPISEQSSSVSGNSDNVTTTRSGNNPPRTPTKAPHVPHTRTLEARIREELVFQGLIDADDQTDEDNDDEVLSELKRHQNELRALIAKNRQQKMELLKLTQEEMKRQELKHRAQVADAEVMEWFRKMMACKQKRKSPTKKEKEAAWKALREREAIQRVLGNT
- the LOC140950029 gene encoding profilin-2-like, with product MSWQNFIDESLLGTSQVARASIHGLDGKRYASSAGFVVLPSEAQALINGITKDPSPFYSKGIAINRTKYVFVRSEPGHAIYCRKGNEGAVAVKTNKCLLIGGYSDGMQAGCCGSVMEKLADYFIVNGY